The following proteins are co-located in the Shouchella hunanensis genome:
- a CDS encoding HAD-IIA family hydrolase: protein MIVDEFDVFFFDLDGVIYIGSEPLPEAVETLERLRRDRKMIRFLTNDPCTTRKKTVSRLNRLGIEASDEEVITSGWATAQYLQKEKIRTALVLGDEHLKWECQQVGITIDVQDTVDAVVVGWDGDVSFHDIQLAARCIHKGATFVATNPDRTYPTPEGPLPAVGAMVEAIRVSTEKRPIIVGKPYPYMFEKAMADFSSSDRIVMVGDNPYTDVLGAHQSGIPTILISDQETTKFPSARDFRNPDVTIPNLKCLFDRKIEIKHWISPSFSWPDHIKAGVAGIIFDEKQRVLLMKRADNGLWGIPSGHVEPGETVEEAIIREIREETGLQVKVSRLIGVYSDPASQIFEYPNGKVSHFITNCFECEVVGGNLIKGNEETLDVRYFDCNQLPEDLLLMHPRWLEDALEERQLSYIR, encoded by the coding sequence ATGATTGTTGATGAATTTGATGTATTTTTCTTTGATTTAGATGGAGTGATATATATAGGGTCCGAACCACTTCCAGAAGCAGTAGAAACACTGGAACGTCTTCGGCGGGATCGAAAGATGATTCGTTTTCTAACAAATGATCCCTGTACAACACGAAAAAAAACAGTAAGTCGGTTAAATCGTTTAGGAATAGAGGCAAGTGACGAAGAAGTGATTACATCAGGTTGGGCGACTGCGCAATATTTACAGAAAGAAAAGATTAGAACGGCACTTGTTTTAGGCGATGAACATTTAAAATGGGAGTGTCAACAGGTTGGTATTACGATTGACGTCCAAGATACCGTTGATGCCGTTGTTGTCGGGTGGGATGGTGATGTGTCTTTTCATGACATCCAATTAGCAGCGCGGTGCATTCATAAAGGTGCAACATTTGTTGCGACCAATCCAGATAGAACCTATCCGACTCCGGAAGGTCCGTTACCTGCAGTTGGAGCTATGGTAGAAGCCATTCGCGTATCAACAGAGAAGAGGCCTATCATTGTAGGAAAACCATACCCTTATATGTTTGAAAAAGCGATGGCCGATTTCTCTTCATCCGATAGAATAGTAATGGTTGGTGATAATCCATATACTGACGTGTTAGGAGCACATCAGTCAGGGATACCAACCATTTTAATATCAGATCAAGAGACAACTAAATTTCCGTCTGCTAGAGATTTCCGAAATCCTGATGTGACGATACCGAATTTAAAATGTTTATTTGATCGTAAGATTGAAATTAAGCATTGGATTTCTCCTTCCTTTTCTTGGCCAGATCATATAAAAGCGGGAGTAGCGGGCATTATTTTTGATGAGAAGCAGCGCGTTCTCCTCATGAAGCGTGCCGATAACGGTTTATGGGGAATTCCTTCAGGTCATGTCGAACCAGGAGAAACTGTTGAAGAGGCGATCATTAGAGAAATTAGGGAAGAAACGGGTTTACAAGTTAAAGTGAGTCGATTAATTGGTGTTTATTCTGACCCAGCTTCACAAATCTTTGAATACCCCAACGGAAAGGTGAGTCACTTTATTACAAATTGTTTTGAATGTGAAGTTGTGGGAGGGAATTTAATTAAGGGAAATGAAGAAACATTAGATGTGCGTTACTTTGATTGCAATCAGTTACCTGAAGATCTTTTGCTGATGCATCCAAGATGGCTTGAAGATGCATTAGAAGAAAGACAGCTGTCTTATATACGTTAA
- the bla gene encoding class A beta-lactamase, which yields MTLKRYGAIFTLTVLAACGTPETTEQQQPDDENSAAVFSVLEDHYDARLGVYALDTGNGQTIAYNEDERFAYASTHKALAVGVLLQQLSLDELDTQILFSEADLVTYSPITEQHVETGMSLHEISDASIRYSDNTAANLIFNEIGGPSGFKEALREIGDEVTEPERMETELNDVKPGETRDTSTAKALAESLYAFSLGDALDEEKQTLLNDWLIHNTTGDALIRSGVPEGWLVGDKTGSASYGTRNDIGIIWPPDEDPIVIAVLSSKEQADAESDDALIAEATEAALRMLMDDFEYGASQTP from the coding sequence TTGACATTGAAGAGATATGGAGCCATTTTTACATTAACCGTATTAGCTGCCTGCGGAACACCTGAGACAACCGAGCAACAGCAACCAGATGACGAGAACAGTGCAGCAGTATTTTCCGTGCTTGAAGATCACTATGATGCACGCTTAGGCGTGTATGCACTTGATACGGGTAATGGACAGACCATCGCATACAACGAGGATGAACGCTTTGCCTATGCTTCGACCCACAAAGCGTTGGCGGTTGGCGTGCTGTTACAACAGCTTTCCCTTGACGAGTTAGACACGCAGATCCTGTTTTCCGAAGCTGACCTTGTTACATATAGTCCGATTACTGAGCAGCATGTGGAGACGGGTATGAGTCTACACGAAATAAGCGATGCCTCGATTCGCTACAGCGACAATACAGCGGCTAATCTTATTTTCAATGAAATTGGCGGTCCATCAGGGTTTAAAGAGGCACTCCGAGAAATCGGAGATGAAGTGACGGAACCAGAACGAATGGAGACGGAACTAAATGATGTTAAACCTGGAGAAACACGCGATACAAGCACAGCTAAGGCTCTTGCGGAAAGCCTCTATGCCTTTTCACTTGGAGATGCACTTGACGAAGAAAAACAAACGCTGTTAAACGACTGGCTGATTCATAACACCACAGGCGATGCACTCATCCGTTCCGGTGTTCCTGAAGGTTGGCTTGTCGGCGATAAAACCGGCTCTGCTTCCTACGGAACACGAAACGACATCGGCATTATTTGGCCACCAGATGAAGATCCAATTGTAATCGCTGTGTTATCAAGCAAGGAACAAGCAGATGCTGAGTCCGATGATGCGCTCATTGCCGAAGCGACTGAAGCTGCCTTGCGCATGCTGATGGACGATTTCGAGTATGGAGCAAGCCAAACGCCTTAA
- a CDS encoding BlaR1 family beta-lactam sensor/signal transducer: MLVTLLVLTLLISALFLVRQGMKLVRLPAIWLDRFWSLLFVVLLLPFLPLQAVPFFAGETRGVEQRPQLPGEAQLTEATNMTISDFSVSVTRFDLGWLESGLFVVWLGGIGFGLCLIFQSLFKLKTIIAKARAVKDSRLTIAYDACVKELGLKKKPRLLESGSIESPVTCGILRPYLLVPEGLYNLFSTDEIRYMFLHELKHHQLHHPRINATALLLQMVYWFHPLVWLARKKMVMDRELACDAAVIETIGMCERKAYGRTLLQFIEKKQSHSSLELGVGGTKKQIETRIYSLIHYRSSSKKDTVKGSLIYTLVVLFIVLQTPWLALGEVEEQRYSFDHSNASYEELSSFFADHDGSFVLYSARENHYFIHNRAGSEQRYSPNSTFKIYSALIGLEEGIVQPDTVLAWDGTAHDYPEWNQQQTLNSAMQYSVNWYFEKIEADMSLNQMMTYINELNYGNKSIEGPTPVWLESSLTISPVEQVDLLHRLYSKELPFQGESVMAVKDALLLEQTGETAFYGKTGTGVVNERAVNGWFVGFVETTDDTLFFATHLAGDEEATGQSAADITRAILVDKGILTGGIGVNE; the protein is encoded by the coding sequence ATGCTAGTGACACTTCTAGTGCTAACGTTGCTCATTAGCGCACTTTTTCTCGTTCGTCAGGGTATGAAACTAGTGCGACTACCGGCCATTTGGTTGGATCGTTTCTGGTCTCTTCTCTTTGTAGTACTTTTGCTCCCATTTCTTCCCCTTCAAGCCGTTCCTTTTTTTGCTGGAGAGACGAGGGGAGTAGAGCAACGTCCTCAACTTCCTGGAGAAGCGCAACTGACAGAAGCAACAAACATGACGATTTCTGACTTTAGCGTGTCTGTTACTAGGTTTGATTTAGGCTGGCTTGAGTCTGGTTTATTCGTGGTTTGGCTTGGAGGAATCGGATTTGGGTTGTGTCTTATTTTCCAATCCCTCTTTAAGCTAAAAACAATAATTGCTAAGGCGAGAGCTGTAAAGGACTCACGGTTAACGATCGCTTATGACGCCTGTGTCAAGGAGCTAGGACTTAAAAAGAAACCACGCCTATTGGAGTCAGGCTCAATCGAGTCACCCGTAACATGCGGAATTCTCCGTCCTTATCTCCTTGTTCCGGAAGGTTTGTATAATCTTTTTTCTACCGATGAGATTCGTTACATGTTCCTGCATGAACTAAAGCATCATCAGCTGCACCATCCTCGGATAAATGCGACCGCGCTCTTACTCCAAATGGTTTATTGGTTTCACCCGCTCGTCTGGCTCGCACGAAAAAAGATGGTAATGGACCGAGAGCTTGCCTGTGACGCAGCTGTTATTGAAACAATCGGCATGTGCGAGCGCAAAGCTTACGGGAGGACGCTGCTTCAGTTCATTGAGAAAAAACAATCCCATTCGTCGCTTGAACTCGGTGTTGGCGGGACGAAGAAACAGATTGAGACACGCATTTATTCTCTTATTCACTACCGCAGTTCTTCTAAAAAAGATACGGTCAAAGGTAGTCTTATTTACACGCTCGTAGTGTTGTTCATTGTCCTGCAGACGCCATGGCTTGCTCTAGGAGAGGTAGAGGAGCAAAGATATTCATTTGATCACTCAAATGCCAGCTATGAGGAGCTGTCTTCCTTTTTTGCTGATCATGATGGAAGCTTTGTGCTCTACAGCGCTAGAGAGAATCATTATTTCATTCATAATCGAGCCGGAAGTGAGCAACGCTATTCACCGAACTCCACATTTAAGATTTATAGTGCCTTGATCGGGCTTGAAGAAGGCATCGTTCAGCCAGATACCGTCCTCGCTTGGGACGGGACAGCACATGATTACCCTGAATGGAACCAGCAACAAACCCTCAATAGCGCGATGCAGTATTCGGTTAACTGGTATTTTGAAAAAATAGAAGCAGACATGTCACTTAACCAGATGATGACTTATATCAACGAGTTGAATTACGGCAACAAATCGATTGAGGGGCCGACGCCAGTTTGGCTCGAATCTTCGTTAACCATTTCTCCGGTTGAGCAAGTTGATTTGCTACATCGGTTGTATAGCAAAGAACTTCCGTTTCAAGGGGAATCCGTCATGGCGGTTAAAGACGCGCTCTTGCTTGAGCAAACGGGTGAAACCGCATTTTATGGCAAAACAGGGACTGGTGTGGTGAATGAACGGGCTGTGAACGGTTGGTTTGTGGGTTTTGTGGAAACGACAGACGATACGCTGTTTTTTGCCACGCATCTAGCTGGTGATGAAGAGGCCACGGGACAAAGTGCGGCTGATATAACCCGAGCCATTTTAGTAGATAAAGGAATTCTAACAGGGGGGATTGGAGTAAATGAGTAA
- the blaI gene encoding penicillinase repressor BlaI — MSKNMPSISDAEWEVMKVLWKNPPKSARQVVTELKALVDWKPKTIRTHLDRLTKKEIIKVNRDERLYTFTPLFSEDECKRAETNSFIKRVHDGTTKSMMLQFIEDETLTKEDLQDLRSLLDEKLD; from the coding sequence ATGAGTAAAAACATGCCGAGCATTTCAGATGCAGAGTGGGAAGTGATGAAGGTACTCTGGAAAAATCCGCCGAAAAGTGCACGTCAAGTCGTGACAGAGCTCAAGGCGCTCGTTGACTGGAAGCCCAAAACAATCCGCACGCATCTTGACCGTTTAACCAAAAAAGAGATTATCAAAGTGAATCGAGATGAGCGACTTTACACGTTTACACCACTTTTTTCAGAAGATGAGTGTAAGCGGGCAGAAACCAATTCGTTTATTAAACGTGTTCATGACGGCACAACAAAATCGATGATGCTACAATTCATTGAAGACGAAACCCTCACAAAAGAAGATCTACAGGATCTTCGATCCTTGCTTGATGAAAAGCTAGATTAA
- a CDS encoding glycoside hydrolase domain-containing protein: MDEMVLQVQKWLNVSYSFRPNWGGQVPENGRTGWSTMYGLTRALQLEIGIANPVNSFGPATLAACPTLRKGDNNHVDSIIVMILQGAMWCKGYSPGGLTGTFGPGTEDGVKQMQSDAGLTPNGIVTPRVFQAMLNMDAYRLVNNGDENIRLIQRNLNGNYYNTTAIQPADGHYSRDTNTALIYGLQLEANVSGANGHFGLGTRAATPTIRIGDSRTNFVQLIQYCLYVNNYNPGNFGGRFDSTMENQVKEFQSFHKLPSDGVVNLNTWMSLLVSTGNPDVKGSGIDTSYTITPARAQTLVNDGRQIVGRYLTGSFALSSAELNTIYGSGLRVFPIYQRFADHAEWFSYNQGIIDARDAIQAATTLQFSYNTIIYFAIDFDVSLQQINNLIIPYFTGVHEEIDRYHAMGVSYRIGVYGPRYACTVLSERGLTTSSFVSGMSTGFFGNKGHVLPEDWAFNQVKEHSIGSGAGLLDIDNLIVSGRDQGVSSKDNSVTTPNIGDYVSENAPFMNKLNELFNFAYERSDGDNRIASILTLNYLRSENYNSTVWIPIAGAIDSNFVEEAEQRFGKPSDFPILYDPITGTDMDFMHMSATLNAILFQKTFTIGDLASKLSDFAGWLGDLITVIDDAKRAFEQGRFNSLYDAAYYYIGHTSDSAGTFPLEDLLGDMDAINIGRALDLNDTNANVYEEMNTYYRLGFRRRFKQAAHNRFEYNREEIYNEAYRLLTTLNPLISTPRTLFRQAFNVDSFSNEEAENVAKAFRDVCSEWLDKED, translated from the coding sequence ATGGATGAAATGGTTTTACAAGTCCAAAAGTGGTTAAACGTTAGTTATAGTTTTCGACCAAATTGGGGAGGACAAGTTCCTGAAAATGGACGTACTGGATGGTCAACTATGTATGGATTAACAAGGGCACTACAACTTGAGATCGGGATCGCTAATCCAGTTAACTCTTTTGGGCCAGCTACCTTAGCGGCATGTCCGACTTTACGAAAGGGTGATAATAATCATGTCGATTCCATAATCGTCATGATTCTTCAAGGAGCTATGTGGTGCAAAGGATACAGCCCTGGAGGTTTAACAGGAACATTCGGTCCTGGAACTGAAGATGGTGTCAAACAAATGCAAAGTGACGCTGGACTTACTCCAAATGGAATTGTTACACCGCGTGTTTTTCAGGCAATGTTAAATATGGACGCCTATAGATTAGTTAATAATGGCGATGAGAATATCCGATTAATTCAAAGAAATTTGAATGGAAACTACTATAATACAACAGCAATTCAACCTGCTGATGGTCATTATTCAAGAGACACAAATACAGCTCTAATCTATGGCTTGCAACTAGAAGCTAATGTTAGTGGAGCAAATGGTCACTTCGGTCTTGGTACAAGGGCCGCAACTCCAACAATTAGAATAGGTGACTCTCGAACAAACTTTGTTCAATTAATTCAATACTGTTTATATGTGAATAATTATAACCCTGGAAATTTTGGTGGGCGTTTTGATTCAACTATGGAAAATCAGGTTAAAGAATTTCAATCTTTCCACAAGTTACCTTCGGATGGTGTCGTCAATTTAAATACATGGATGTCGTTGCTTGTAAGTACAGGAAACCCTGATGTAAAAGGTTCAGGTATTGATACTTCTTACACTATTACTCCTGCTAGAGCACAAACCTTAGTCAACGATGGAAGACAGATAGTTGGGCGTTATTTAACAGGTTCTTTTGCACTATCATCGGCGGAGTTGAACACCATTTACGGATCAGGTCTTAGAGTTTTTCCGATCTATCAACGATTTGCAGATCATGCGGAATGGTTTTCTTATAATCAGGGCATTATTGATGCGAGAGATGCGATACAAGCAGCAACAACTCTACAGTTTTCTTATAATACAATTATTTATTTTGCAATTGATTTCGATGTGTCATTGCAACAAATAAACAATCTCATAATTCCTTATTTTACGGGTGTACATGAAGAGATAGATCGGTACCATGCAATGGGAGTTTCCTATAGAATTGGTGTCTACGGGCCTAGATATGCATGTACAGTTTTATCAGAAAGAGGATTAACCACTTCTAGTTTTGTAAGCGGTATGTCGACAGGTTTTTTCGGTAATAAAGGACACGTGTTGCCTGAAGACTGGGCTTTTAACCAAGTCAAAGAACACTCAATTGGATCTGGTGCAGGGCTATTAGATATCGATAATTTAATTGTCTCAGGTCGGGACCAAGGAGTATCTTCAAAAGATAATAGTGTCACTACTCCAAATATAGGAGACTATGTTTCCGAAAATGCTCCATTTATGAATAAGTTAAATGAATTATTTAACTTCGCATACGAACGATCAGATGGTGACAATCGAATTGCTAGCATATTGACTCTGAATTATTTACGAAGCGAAAATTATAATTCAACTGTTTGGATTCCTATTGCCGGTGCTATTGATTCAAACTTTGTAGAAGAAGCAGAACAAAGATTTGGCAAACCTTCAGACTTCCCAATTTTATACGATCCAATTACGGGGACTGATATGGATTTTATGCACATGTCAGCAACCTTAAATGCAATACTTTTCCAAAAAACTTTTACAATTGGAGATTTAGCCTCAAAACTCTCTGATTTCGCGGGATGGTTAGGCGATTTAATTACAGTAATAGATGATGCAAAACGTGCATTTGAACAAGGTCGGTTTAATTCCTTATATGATGCTGCTTACTATTATATCGGGCATACATCAGATTCAGCGGGGACATTTCCATTAGAAGATTTATTAGGAGATATGGATGCAATTAATATTGGTAGAGCATTAGATCTTAATGATACCAACGCTAACGTTTATGAGGAAATGAACACTTACTATCGTTTAGGGTTTCGTCGAAGATTCAAACAAGCTGCACATAATCGTTTTGAATATAACCGAGAAGAGATTTATAATGAAGCTTATCGACTATTGACTACTTTAAACCCATTGATTTCTACACCACGTACTTTATTCAGACAAGCTTTCAATGTGGATTCATTTTCAAATGAGGAAGCAGAAAATGTAGCAAAAGCATTTAGAGACGTTTGTTCAGAGTGGTTAGATAAAGAAGATTAA
- a CDS encoding phage holin family protein, translating into MESVFKVIFSLLATVFTFWTGEWDVLIQYLLIFVIIDYITGMVKAYKTQQLSSNVGWKGLIKKITIFIVIGIAHTLDILLIESSINELNGQALPTLRTLVIWAYIINEILSILENIDESGIYIPPFLKRLLRHLERNTENKFKE; encoded by the coding sequence TTGGAAAGCGTATTTAAGGTTATTTTTAGCTTACTAGCAACAGTTTTTACGTTTTGGACAGGAGAGTGGGATGTATTGATTCAATATTTGTTAATATTCGTAATTATTGATTATATAACAGGGATGGTTAAAGCGTATAAGACTCAGCAATTATCAAGTAATGTGGGGTGGAAAGGGTTAATAAAAAAAATTACTATTTTCATTGTAATAGGAATTGCACACACTTTAGACATCTTGCTAATAGAAAGTTCAATTAACGAATTGAACGGTCAGGCTCTACCTACTCTAAGAACTTTGGTTATATGGGCTTATATCATTAATGAAATCCTTTCAATTCTTGAAAATATTGATGAGAGCGGTATTTATATACCCCCATTTCTCAAAAGGCTTCTTCGTCATTTAGAAAGAAATACTGAAAATAAATTTAAAGAGTAG